The following proteins are encoded in a genomic region of Liolophura sinensis isolate JHLJ2023 chromosome 7, CUHK_Ljap_v2, whole genome shotgun sequence:
- the LOC135471864 gene encoding TATA box-binding protein-like 1, translating into MATVSASADKNAVYILTSSELSGADVEVGQSDCVIDVNQEHQQQQQEDVGQVAVVSEANFIEQNSGIGHPANATEPADVENNGDGEEPVIDIVINNVVSSFNTRCHLNLKRIAMEGVNVEYKRQNGMLNMKIRRPYTTASIWSSGKITCTGATSEDEAKIAARRFARILQRLGFNVKFCNFRVVNVLATCTLPFGIKITNFSRDNPQNASYEPELHPGVTYKIKSPKATLKIFSTGSITVTAPCVANVQVAIEHIFPLVYEYKSMELHNKTAANANFIKKRPGDCNMPIENLDTYYDGDSDSEGSFDSDESQD; encoded by the exons ATGGCAACTGTGTCGGCTTCTGCTGATAAGAACGCCGTCTATATCTTGACATCTTCAGAACTTTCTGGTGCCGACGTGGAGGTGGGTCAAAGCGACTGTGTGATCGACGTGAATCAAGAAcatcagcagcaacaacaagaAGATGTTGGCCAAGTAGCTGTGGTGTCAGAAGCCAACTTCATAGAACAAAACTCTGGTATTGGGCATCCCGCTAATGCCACTGAACCGGCTGATGTGGAAAATAATGGAGATGGCGAGGAACCAGTCATAGATATTGTAATAAACAATGTTGTCTCTAGCTTTAACACAAGATGTCACTTAAACCTGAAGAGAATAGCTATGGAAGGTGTCAATGTTGAATATAAACGACAGAATGGG ATGTTGAACATGAAAATTAGAAGACCGTATACTACTGCAAGTATTTGGTCCTCAGGAAAGATAACATGCACTGGTGCAACTAG TGAGGATGAAGCAAAGATTGCAGCCAGACGTTTTGCTAGAATCTTACAAAGACTAGGCTTCAATGTGAAGTTCTGCAATTTTAGAGTAGTCAATGTTTTGGCAACATGTACCCTCCCCTTTGGCATTAAAATTACTAATTTTTCCAGAGATAACCCTCAAAATGCAAG TTATGAACCAGAATTACACCCTGGTGTAACCTATAAAATAAAGTCCCCAAAGGCAACACTGAAAATTTTCTCAACTGGCAGTATTACAGTAACAG ctCCTTGTGTTGCTAACGTACAGGTAGCCATTGAACACATTTTCCCATTAGTTTACGAGTATAAAAGTATGGAACTCCACAACAAGACGGCAGCAAATGCCAACTTCATCAAAAAGCGTCCTGGTGATTGTAACATGCCTATTGAAAATTTGGATACATATTATGATGGAGACAGTGATTCAGAAGGCAGTTTTGACAGTGATGAGAGTCAGGATTGA